In one Bosea sp. RAC05 genomic region, the following are encoded:
- a CDS encoding N-acetylmuramoyl-L-alanine amidase has product MDLTPPSLMAGIAARIRRVLRPACLGLGILAGIAALAPAVSNNRPQNDFPVATDAKLEQIGETVRLTMALSRPLDVKAWVLSGPDRVVIDLPSTNFQVQPAVARKSVGVVGAFRFGLFTTDRARIIIELTQPAVVAKAESRPVRGGFGELVIELRRTSRAEFAAAVAQAPIPEAAPATAAPVPPKPTGETRQTVVIDPGHGGIDPGAVVAAIAEKNVVLAFGAKLKEQLEASGRYRVLMTREDDRFVPLAERVGIARAAGADLFISIHADSLTQAQEVRGATVYTGSERATDAEAARLAAKENQSDAVAGLDASEDTQDVAGILMDLAKRETRTFSSVFARNLVETLGGSVKMHKVPLRSAGFRVLSAPDVPSVLIELGYMSSPKDAELLNSAEWRIKAVTAVAAAVDGYFLNARAPAGKAADNRR; this is encoded by the coding sequence ATGGACCTGACGCCTCCTTCGCTCATGGCCGGAATTGCGGCGCGGATCCGTCGGGTCCTGCGCCCTGCGTGCCTTGGGCTCGGCATTCTCGCGGGCATTGCCGCGCTGGCACCGGCCGTCTCCAACAATCGCCCGCAGAACGACTTTCCGGTCGCGACCGACGCCAAGCTGGAGCAGATCGGCGAAACCGTTCGCCTGACCATGGCGCTGTCGCGCCCGCTCGACGTGAAGGCCTGGGTGCTCTCGGGCCCCGACCGTGTCGTGATCGATCTGCCCTCGACCAATTTCCAGGTACAGCCGGCCGTCGCCCGCAAGAGCGTGGGCGTCGTCGGCGCCTTCCGATTCGGGCTGTTCACCACCGACCGTGCCCGCATCATCATCGAGCTCACCCAGCCAGCCGTGGTCGCCAAGGCGGAGTCACGCCCGGTGCGCGGCGGCTTCGGTGAGCTGGTCATCGAATTGCGACGCACCAGCCGCGCCGAGTTCGCGGCGGCCGTCGCGCAGGCGCCGATCCCCGAGGCCGCCCCCGCGACCGCCGCCCCGGTGCCGCCCAAGCCCACGGGCGAGACGCGCCAGACGGTCGTGATCGACCCTGGCCATGGCGGAATCGACCCCGGCGCCGTCGTCGCCGCGATCGCCGAGAAGAACGTCGTGCTCGCCTTCGGCGCGAAGCTCAAGGAGCAGCTCGAGGCCAGTGGCCGCTACCGCGTGCTGATGACCCGCGAGGACGACCGCTTCGTCCCGCTGGCGGAGCGCGTCGGCATCGCCCGGGCGGCCGGCGCCGATCTCTTCATCTCGATCCATGCCGATTCGCTGACGCAGGCCCAAGAGGTCCGCGGCGCGACGGTCTACACCGGCTCGGAACGCGCGACCGACGCCGAGGCCGCGCGCCTCGCCGCCAAGGAGAACCAGTCGGACGCGGTGGCGGGGCTGGATGCCAGCGAAGACACGCAGGACGTCGCCGGGATCCTGATGGACCTCGCCAAACGCGAAACGCGGACCTTCTCCTCGGTATTCGCGCGCAATCTGGTCGAGACGCTCGGCGGCTCGGTGAAGATGCACAAGGTCCCGCTGCGGTCGGCCGGGTTTCGCGTCCTGAGCGCGCCCGACGTGCCCTCGGTGCTGATCGAGCTCGGCTACATGTCGAGCCCGAAGGACGCCGAGCTGCTCAATTCCGCCGAATGGCGCATCAAGGCGGTGACCGCAGTCGCGGCCGCGGTCGATGGCTATTTCCTCAACGCGCGGGCGCCGGCCGGCAAGGCGGCCGACAACCGCCGGTGA
- a CDS encoding CDP-alcohol phosphatidyltransferase family protein, whose translation MTLPNLITVARLLMVPLAIMMILDGRWMPAFLVFALAGLSDAVDGYLARRFAMASDLGAYLDPIADKALIVSIYVTLALVGAVPPWLVVLVVSRDVMIVAAVILSWMMSKPLPIAPFLVSKLNTLAQLLFAALLLGSRAFGFEPGLAIGIGSGVVALLTLASMAAYLAFWLRHMAA comes from the coding sequence ATGACGCTGCCCAACCTCATCACCGTCGCCCGGCTGCTGATGGTGCCGCTCGCGATCATGATGATCCTCGACGGGCGCTGGATGCCGGCCTTCCTCGTCTTCGCCCTGGCTGGGCTGTCCGATGCGGTCGACGGCTATCTCGCCCGCCGCTTCGCCATGGCGAGCGATCTCGGCGCCTATCTCGATCCGATTGCCGACAAGGCGCTGATCGTCTCGATTTACGTCACGCTCGCGCTCGTCGGCGCGGTTCCGCCCTGGCTCGTGGTGCTCGTGGTCTCGCGCGACGTCATGATCGTGGCGGCGGTGATCCTGTCGTGGATGATGAGCAAGCCGCTGCCGATCGCGCCGTTCCTGGTCAGCAAGCTCAACACCCTGGCCCAGCTCCTCTTTGCCGCACTGCTGCTCGGCTCGCGCGCCTTCGGCTTCGAGCCCGGGCTCGCGATCGGGATCGGCTCGGGGGTGGTGGCGCTGTTGACGCTCGCCTCGATGGCGGCCTATCTCGCCTTCTGGCTGCGCCACATGGCGGCGTGA
- a CDS encoding penicillin-binding protein 1A codes for MRFILRLFGWLFAAGAIVFVIGAAVAGGLLWHYSKDLPDSAQLRNYEPPVMTRVHAGDGSLIAEFARERRLYLPIQAVPKLVIDAYLSAEDKNFYKHVGVDPEGLVRAAITNFRNRAAGRRPQGASTITQQVAKNFLVGSEQNIERKIREALVALRIESTYSKDKILELYLNEIYLGAPAPGQGSYGIAAAALNYFGKSVHELNLHEAAYLAALPKAPTDLHPFRNRERAIERRNYVIDRMVENGFVKREIGETAKKQPLGVNPRTVSPNNIAAGYFAEEIRRELQDRYGEKKLLEGGLSVRATVDPKMQLMARKALVDGLVRFDEARGWRGAIQKLELSARDWGLAIGELPVLGDVAPWRLAVVLDVAGDSARLGLHPLRETSGHLKNDRETVTLGAEGIKWTRRARVSQAVAVGDVVYVEPMENRPGQVRLRQLPEVNGAITVMDPFSGRVLAMVGGFSHDQSEFNRATQAMRQPGSSFKPFVYATALDNGYTPSSIVLDAPVEIDQGGGLGMWRPDNYDGKSTGPRTLRYGIQFSKNLMTVRLAKDVGMPLIAEYARRFGVYDDMLPVLSMSLGAGETTVMRMTAGYAMLVNGGKKIRPTLIDRIQDRWGATIFRHDQRVCEGCSADKWADQREPRLIDNRDQVLDPLTAYQMVSIMESVVNAGTATVVKSVGKPLAGKTGTTNDAKDVWFVGFSPDLAVGVYMGFDKPKSLGTSATAGQYAAPIFRDFMMAALKDKPATPFRVPAGIKLIRVDPKTGMRSGGEGGILEAFKPGTAPPDSYSVIGAAGDGLTPFSVAPGGGRAVGSGTGGLY; via the coding sequence ATGCGGTTTATCCTGCGACTTTTCGGTTGGTTGTTCGCCGCCGGCGCCATCGTCTTCGTGATTGGCGCCGCCGTCGCGGGCGGCCTGCTCTGGCACTACTCCAAGGACCTGCCCGATTCGGCGCAGCTGCGGAACTACGAGCCGCCGGTGATGACCCGCGTCCATGCCGGCGACGGCTCGCTGATCGCCGAATTCGCGCGCGAGCGGCGCCTCTATCTGCCGATCCAGGCGGTTCCGAAGCTCGTCATCGACGCCTATCTCTCGGCCGAGGACAAGAACTTCTACAAGCATGTCGGCGTCGACCCGGAAGGCCTGGTGCGCGCTGCGATCACCAACTTCCGCAACCGCGCCGCCGGCCGGCGGCCGCAGGGTGCCTCGACCATCACCCAGCAGGTGGCGAAGAACTTCCTCGTCGGCTCCGAGCAGAACATCGAGCGCAAGATTCGCGAGGCGCTGGTCGCGCTGCGAATCGAGTCGACCTATTCCAAGGACAAGATCCTCGAGCTCTACCTGAACGAGATCTATCTCGGTGCGCCGGCGCCGGGGCAGGGCAGCTACGGCATCGCCGCCGCCGCGCTGAACTATTTCGGCAAGTCGGTCCACGAGCTGAACCTGCACGAGGCCGCCTATCTCGCGGCCCTGCCGAAGGCGCCGACCGACCTGCACCCGTTCCGCAACCGCGAGCGCGCCATCGAGCGCCGCAACTACGTCATCGACCGCATGGTCGAGAACGGGTTCGTCAAGCGCGAGATCGGCGAGACCGCGAAGAAGCAGCCGCTCGGCGTCAACCCGCGGACCGTCTCGCCCAACAACATCGCCGCCGGCTATTTCGCCGAGGAGATCCGCCGCGAGCTGCAGGACCGCTATGGCGAGAAGAAGCTGCTCGAGGGCGGCCTCTCGGTGCGCGCCACCGTCGACCCCAAGATGCAGCTGATGGCGCGCAAGGCGCTCGTCGACGGCCTCGTGCGTTTCGACGAGGCGCGCGGCTGGCGCGGCGCGATCCAGAAGCTCGAGCTCTCCGCCCGCGACTGGGGCCTCGCCATCGGCGAGCTTCCGGTGCTGGGCGATGTCGCGCCCTGGCGGCTGGCCGTCGTCCTCGACGTCGCCGGCGACAGCGCCCGCCTCGGCCTGCACCCGCTGCGCGAAACCTCGGGCCACCTCAAGAACGACCGCGAGACGGTCACCCTCGGCGCCGAAGGCATCAAGTGGACGCGCCGCGCCCGCGTCTCGCAGGCCGTCGCGGTCGGCGACGTCGTCTATGTCGAGCCGATGGAGAATCGCCCCGGCCAGGTGCGCCTGCGCCAGCTGCCGGAGGTCAACGGCGCGATCACCGTGATGGACCCGTTCTCGGGCCGCGTTCTGGCGATGGTCGGCGGCTTCAGCCACGACCAGTCGGAGTTCAACCGCGCCACGCAGGCGATGCGCCAGCCCGGCTCCTCGTTCAAGCCCTTCGTCTACGCCACGGCCCTGGACAACGGCTACACGCCGTCCTCGATCGTCCTCGACGCGCCCGTCGAGATCGACCAGGGCGGCGGGCTGGGCATGTGGCGGCCGGACAATTACGACGGCAAGTCGACCGGCCCGCGCACGCTGCGCTACGGCATCCAGTTCTCGAAGAACCTGATGACGGTGCGCCTCGCCAAGGATGTCGGCATGCCGCTGATCGCGGAATATGCCCGCCGCTTCGGCGTCTATGACGACATGCTCCCGGTGCTCTCGATGTCGCTGGGCGCCGGCGAGACCACGGTCATGCGCATGACCGCCGGCTACGCCATGCTCGTCAACGGCGGCAAGAAGATCCGGCCGACGCTGATCGACCGCATCCAGGACCGCTGGGGCGCGACCATCTTCCGCCACGACCAGCGCGTCTGCGAAGGCTGCAGCGCCGACAAATGGGCCGACCAGCGCGAGCCGCGCCTGATCGACAACCGCGACCAGGTGCTCGACCCGCTGACCGCCTACCAGATGGTCTCGATTATGGAGAGCGTCGTCAACGCCGGCACCGCGACCGTGGTCAAGTCGGTCGGCAAGCCGCTCGCGGGCAAGACCGGCACGACCAACGACGCCAAGGACGTCTGGTTCGTCGGCTTCTCGCCTGACCTCGCGGTCGGCGTCTACATGGGCTTCGACAAGCCGAAGTCGCTCGGCACCTCGGCCACCGCCGGCCAGTATGCCGCGCCGATCTTCCGGGACTTCATGATGGCGGCGCTCAAGGACAAGCCGGCGACGCCGTTCCGCGTTCCCGCCGGCATCAAGCTGATCCGCGTCGACCCCAAGACCGGCATGCGCTCGGGCGGCGAGGGCGGAATCCTCGAGGCCTTCAAGCCGGGCACGGCGCCGCCCGACAGCTATTCGGTCATCGGCGCGGCCGGCGACGGCCTGACGCCCTTCAGCGTCGCCCCCGGCGGCGGTCGCGCCGTCGGCTCCGGCACCGGCGGGCTCTACTGA
- the prfB gene encoding peptide chain release factor 2 (programmed frameshift) has protein sequence MRPEIQTQLDNAKQSIGLLRRHLDWDQAQRRLAELNALSEGPDFWNDADAAQKLMRERTSLETQIEGILKLERDLDDALTFIELGEMEDDAASIAEGEAGIKAVEVESARLQVETLLSGEADMLDTYLEIHPGAGGTESQDWAEMLLRMYRRWGERRKFKVETLEYQDGDTAGIKSATLQFKGHNAYGWLKTESGVHRLVRISPFDSNARRQTSFASVWVYPVVDDRIVIEINESDCRIDTYRAQGAGGQHINTTDSAVRITHIPSGIAVSCQQERSQHKNKAKAWDMLRARLYEVELKKREDKANAEQASKTDIGWGHQIRSYVLQPYQLVKDLRTGVASTAPSEVLDGALDPFMEASLAQRVYGTEVEVEDID, from the exons ATGCGCCCAGAAATCCAGACGCAACTCGACAACGCCAAGCAGTCGATCGGACTGCTGAGGAGGCATCTT GACTGGGATCAAGCCCAGCGCCGCCTCGCTGAACTGAACGCCCTCTCGGAGGGCCCCGACTTCTGGAACGACGCCGACGCCGCGCAGAAGCTGATGCGCGAGCGAACCTCGCTCGAAACCCAGATCGAGGGAATCCTCAAGCTCGAGCGCGACCTCGACGACGCCCTGACCTTCATCGAGCTCGGCGAGATGGAGGACGACGCCGCCTCGATCGCCGAGGGTGAGGCCGGCATCAAGGCCGTCGAGGTCGAATCCGCGCGGCTGCAGGTCGAGACTCTGCTCTCGGGCGAGGCCGACATGCTCGACACCTATCTCGAAATCCATCCCGGCGCCGGTGGAACCGAGAGCCAGGACTGGGCCGAGATGCTGCTGCGCATGTATCGGCGCTGGGGCGAGCGGCGGAAGTTCAAGGTCGAGACGCTCGAATACCAGGACGGCGACACCGCCGGCATCAAGTCCGCGACGCTGCAGTTCAAGGGCCACAATGCCTATGGCTGGCTGAAGACGGAGAGCGGCGTGCACCGGCTGGTGCGGATCTCGCCCTTCGACTCCAATGCGCGGCGCCAGACCTCCTTCGCCTCGGTCTGGGTCTATCCCGTCGTCGACGACCGCATTGTCATCGAGATCAACGAATCGGATTGCCGGATCGACACCTACCGCGCCCAGGGAGCGGGCGGGCAGCACATCAACACCACTGATTCGGCCGTGCGCATCACGCACATCCCGTCTGGCATCGCGGTGTCCTGCCAGCAGGAGCGCTCCCAGCATAAGAACAAGGCCAAGGCCTGGGACATGCTGCGCGCGCGACTCTACGAGGTCGAGCTGAAGAAGCGCGAGGACAAGGCCAATGCCGAGCAGGCGTCCAAGACCGACATCGGCTGGGGTCACCAGATTCGCTCCTATGTGCTCCAGCCCTATCAGCTGGTGAAGGACCTGCGGACCGGCGTGGCTTCGACCGCTCCGTCCGAGGTTCTCGACGGCGCGCTCGATCCCTTCATGGAGGCCTCGCTGGCGCAGCGCGTCTACGGGACCGAAGTCGAGGTCGAGGACATCGACTGA
- a CDS encoding mechanosensitive ion channel family protein: MASGLVSRGLIAALGAIGLVLAMAPSGRAQAPAQPPVILTLTGEEAPDTVRRMVEALSREGRQVEIRISGTAPAKAGTAASKPEPKAIAAAETAETTIDALVDHIVEGIDYGTASVPRIGELGQDWERAWLANRNGTTGPSASARIGLIILLALAVAGAFRLASASWFRRRMQPASETFTARLVASSWGLLQDGATILLALMLARLCRNLWLPEADLASIALTTLANGAAIGAVYAAVGRFLLAPGADQRRLMPMPRAERHFRLLMVYAVVTPVIIVVLLLAGRVGSGPHPLAGLLLLSGLVALLFKLWWFHDMRRDLAALILGGSDSPGPWRRLIALAAPWFYMATAVVLWAVGRAAAMMSDGGRWAEAAAITQTAIVIIPIIAVGIGSFVDCRAARRAVTTGATPLSKAAGAAFRAAAVGVLWAAGFYVVARLWAGLLVGMSTAQFGTVSRQAAGVAVFAFAGWVALVFLRVFFDACAPKRRASGPMEEEEEGHADSVPSRLATVLPVLRGVVLGAVLGLTILIVLSRLGVDIGPLLAGFGILGLALSFGSQALVRDIVSGVFFMLEDAFRVGEYVDTGRLKGTVEKISLRSMQLRHQSGQIHTIPFGQIQQLTNASRDWATIKFNVRLDHSADIEQARKTIKKVGLALLEDPEFGPHFIAQLKMQGVADITDSAVVIRLKFTAKPAQASTLQREALKRVYRALNEAKVPFASNAVTVRGGEGSSTSGAAAIAAVPPPSPLAPAAG; this comes from the coding sequence ATGGCTTCGGGATTGGTGAGTCGCGGATTGATCGCGGCGCTGGGGGCTATCGGCCTCGTCCTGGCGATGGCGCCTTCGGGCCGGGCGCAAGCGCCAGCACAGCCGCCGGTCATCCTGACGCTCACCGGCGAAGAGGCCCCCGACACTGTCCGCCGCATGGTCGAGGCCCTGTCGCGCGAGGGGCGCCAGGTCGAAATCCGGATCTCAGGCACCGCACCGGCCAAGGCCGGCACCGCTGCATCGAAGCCGGAGCCCAAGGCGATCGCCGCGGCGGAGACCGCGGAGACGACGATCGACGCGCTGGTCGACCACATTGTCGAGGGCATCGACTACGGCACGGCCTCCGTTCCGCGCATCGGCGAACTGGGGCAGGACTGGGAGCGGGCCTGGCTGGCAAATCGCAACGGAACGACCGGCCCCTCGGCCTCCGCGCGCATCGGCCTGATCATCCTCCTGGCCCTGGCGGTCGCGGGCGCGTTCCGTCTGGCCAGCGCCAGCTGGTTCCGCCGCAGGATGCAGCCGGCGTCAGAGACGTTCACGGCGCGGCTCGTCGCATCCTCCTGGGGGCTCCTGCAGGATGGAGCGACGATCCTGCTGGCGCTGATGCTGGCCAGGCTCTGCCGCAACCTCTGGCTGCCCGAGGCGGACCTCGCCTCGATCGCGCTGACGACGCTTGCAAACGGCGCGGCGATCGGCGCGGTCTATGCCGCGGTCGGGCGCTTCCTGCTCGCGCCCGGCGCCGACCAGCGGCGGCTGATGCCGATGCCGCGGGCCGAGCGGCATTTCAGGCTGCTTATGGTCTATGCGGTGGTGACCCCCGTCATCATCGTCGTGCTGCTGCTGGCCGGGCGCGTCGGCTCCGGGCCCCATCCCTTGGCCGGCCTGCTGCTGCTGTCGGGGCTGGTGGCGCTGCTGTTCAAGCTCTGGTGGTTCCACGACATGCGCCGCGACCTCGCCGCGCTGATACTCGGCGGCTCGGACTCGCCGGGCCCCTGGCGCAGGCTGATCGCGCTGGCCGCGCCCTGGTTCTACATGGCGACCGCGGTCGTCCTCTGGGCCGTCGGCCGCGCGGCGGCGATGATGTCCGATGGCGGGCGCTGGGCGGAAGCCGCGGCGATCACCCAGACGGCGATCGTCATCATTCCCATCATCGCCGTCGGAATCGGCAGTTTCGTCGACTGTCGCGCCGCGCGCCGGGCCGTGACCACCGGGGCGACGCCGCTCTCGAAGGCGGCCGGCGCCGCGTTCCGGGCGGCGGCGGTCGGCGTGCTCTGGGCCGCCGGCTTCTATGTCGTGGCCAGGCTCTGGGCGGGGCTGCTCGTGGGAATGAGCACGGCCCAGTTCGGCACGGTCTCGCGACAGGCTGCGGGCGTGGCCGTCTTCGCCTTCGCCGGCTGGGTGGCGCTGGTCTTCCTGCGCGTCTTCTTCGACGCCTGCGCCCCGAAGCGCCGCGCCTCGGGGCCGATGGAGGAAGAAGAGGAGGGGCACGCCGACAGCGTCCCGTCCCGCCTCGCCACGGTGCTGCCGGTGCTGCGGGGCGTGGTGCTGGGCGCGGTGCTCGGCCTCACCATCCTGATCGTGCTGTCGCGCCTGGGCGTCGATATCGGCCCGCTGCTCGCTGGCTTCGGCATCCTGGGCCTGGCCCTCTCCTTCGGCTCGCAGGCCCTCGTGCGCGACATCGTCTCCGGCGTCTTCTTCATGCTGGAGGACGCCTTCCGCGTCGGCGAATATGTCGACACCGGCCGGCTGAAGGGCACGGTCGAGAAGATCTCGCTGCGTTCGATGCAGCTGCGCCACCAGAGCGGGCAGATCCACACCATCCCCTTCGGCCAGATCCAGCAGCTGACCAATGCCAGCCGCGACTGGGCGACGATCAAGTTCAACGTCCGGCTCGATCACTCGGCCGACATCGAGCAGGCCCGCAAGACGATCAAGAAGGTGGGGCTGGCCCTGCTCGAAGACCCCGAATTCGGGCCACACTTCATCGCCCAGCTCAAGATGCAGGGCGTTGCCGACATCACCGACAGCGCCGTCGTGATCCGGCTGAAATTCACCGCCAAGCCGGCACAGGCCTCGACGCTGCAGCGCGAGGCCCTGAAGCGGGTCTATCGCGCCCTGAACGAGGCCAAGGTGCCCTTCGCCTCGAATGCGGTGACCGTGCGCGGCGGGGAGGGTAGCTCGACCTCGGGCGCCGCCGCGATCGCCGCCGTCCCGCCGCCGAGCCCGCTGGCGCCGGCGGCCGGCTGA
- a CDS encoding Rne/Rng family ribonuclease: MANKMLIDATHPEETRVVVVRGSRIEEFDFEAASRKPLRGNIYLAKVTRVEPSLQAAFVEYGGNRHGFLAFSEIHPDYYQIPVADRQALLADEARADREDERDEEKREKRGRRDRGRRGDRDGRAKKAATDETVSAEAVETDGKEAAMVSEGAPAFGEQFAPAIAESASEDSVENAAPLTFETTGGEDASAAEARDRDDDNGQDDGESDDSGDENGQDDGDHEEPEQLGGGDALDDMPERPQRSSRRQYKIQEVIKRRQIILVQVVKEERGNKGAALTTYLSLAGRYSVLMPNTGKGGGISRKITNAEDRKRLKEIAQELEVPEGMGLILRTAGASRTKVEIRRDYEYLMRMWESVRELTLASVAPALVYEEGNLVKRSIRDLYNKDIDEVHVAGDEAYREAKDFMRMLMPSHAKSVKAYREQTPLFASFGIESQLDAMFSNTVTLKSGGYIVINQTEALVAIDINSGRSTREHNIEDTALKTNLEAAEEISRQLRLRDLAGLIVIDFIDMEENRNNRAVEKKLKECLKDDRARIQVGRISAFGLLEMSRQRIRTGVLESSSVPCPHCAGAGMMRSASSVSLQILRALEETLIKSASHNLNVRTRPEVALYVLNQKRAHLADLEARFNIAVTINTDATLLGTRYFEVERGEFVGNEGRIVPSAIKAEAVLSDLDEDALDAAAEAEAQDAENDVGPTEAVATAGREDKAEGERGEGGRKRRRRRRRRRGGERDANGVRLDGGSDEADGGDDEGDEDGGESSADGVAEDRVTASEPVAVNAEPEAAAAEPIAEEKPKRARRGRKPKGEAEQPLEAAAETVIAEAPAAEVEPAPVEAEKPKRSRSRKKVVPITEAGEASEPVAAVAAPEAPAPVEAAPVAEPEPAPAPAPRVIEEPVAVVLTPPDPDRPKRGGWWNKLAGRG; the protein is encoded by the coding sequence ATGGCCAACAAGATGCTCATCGACGCCACCCACCCGGAAGAGACCCGGGTCGTGGTGGTCCGCGGATCGCGGATCGAGGAATTTGATTTCGAGGCTGCCAGCCGCAAGCCCCTCCGGGGCAACATCTATCTCGCCAAGGTGACGCGTGTGGAGCCCTCGCTCCAGGCGGCCTTCGTCGAGTATGGCGGCAACCGTCACGGCTTCCTCGCCTTCTCCGAGATCCATCCCGATTACTACCAGATTCCGGTCGCCGACCGGCAGGCCCTGCTGGCCGACGAGGCCCGCGCCGACCGCGAGGACGAGCGCGACGAGGAGAAGCGCGAGAAGCGCGGCCGCCGCGACCGTGGTCGCCGGGGCGACCGTGACGGGCGCGCCAAGAAGGCCGCGACCGACGAGACCGTCAGCGCCGAGGCCGTCGAGACCGATGGCAAGGAAGCCGCGATGGTCAGCGAGGGCGCTCCGGCCTTCGGCGAGCAGTTCGCTCCCGCCATCGCCGAATCGGCGTCCGAGGATTCGGTCGAGAACGCCGCGCCGCTGACCTTTGAGACCACCGGTGGCGAGGATGCTTCCGCAGCCGAGGCCCGCGACCGGGACGATGACAACGGCCAAGACGACGGCGAGTCGGACGATTCGGGCGACGAGAACGGCCAGGACGACGGCGATCACGAGGAGCCCGAGCAGCTCGGCGGCGGCGACGCCCTCGACGACATGCCGGAGCGCCCGCAGCGCAGCTCGCGCCGCCAGTACAAGATCCAGGAGGTGATCAAGCGCCGCCAGATCATCCTGGTGCAGGTCGTCAAGGAAGAGCGCGGCAACAAGGGCGCGGCGCTGACCACCTATCTGTCGCTCGCCGGCCGCTATTCGGTGCTGATGCCGAACACCGGCAAGGGCGGCGGCATCTCGCGCAAGATCACCAATGCCGAGGATCGCAAGCGGCTCAAGGAAATCGCCCAGGAGCTCGAGGTTCCCGAGGGGATGGGCCTGATCCTGCGGACCGCGGGCGCCTCGCGCACCAAGGTCGAGATCCGGCGCGACTACGAATATCTGATGCGGATGTGGGAAAGCGTGCGCGAGCTGACGCTCGCCTCCGTCGCGCCCGCGCTGGTCTATGAGGAGGGCAACCTCGTCAAGCGCTCGATCCGCGACCTCTACAACAAGGACATCGACGAGGTTCACGTCGCCGGCGACGAGGCCTATCGCGAGGCCAAGGACTTCATGCGCATGCTCATGCCGAGCCATGCCAAGAGCGTGAAGGCCTATCGCGAGCAGACGCCGCTCTTCGCCTCCTTCGGGATCGAGAGCCAGCTCGACGCGATGTTCTCCAACACCGTGACGCTGAAGTCCGGCGGCTACATCGTCATCAACCAGACGGAAGCGCTGGTCGCCATCGACATCAACTCCGGGCGCTCGACCCGCGAGCACAACATCGAGGACACGGCGCTCAAGACCAATCTCGAAGCGGCGGAGGAGATCTCCCGCCAGCTGCGCCTGCGCGACCTCGCCGGTCTCATCGTGATCGATTTCATCGACATGGAGGAGAACCGCAACAACCGCGCGGTCGAGAAGAAGCTCAAGGAGTGCCTGAAGGACGATCGCGCCCGCATTCAGGTCGGCCGCATCTCGGCCTTCGGCCTGCTCGAGATGTCGCGCCAGCGCATCCGCACCGGCGTGCTCGAGAGCTCCTCCGTGCCCTGCCCGCATTGCGCCGGCGCCGGCATGATGCGCTCGGCCTCCTCGGTGTCGCTGCAGATCCTGCGCGCGCTGGAGGAGACCTTGATCAAGAGCGCCTCGCACAACCTCAATGTCCGGACGCGGCCGGAGGTGGCGCTCTACGTGCTCAACCAGAAGCGCGCGCATCTCGCCGATCTGGAGGCGCGCTTCAACATCGCCGTGACCATCAACACCGATGCGACGCTGCTCGGCACCCGCTACTTCGAGGTTGAGCGCGGCGAGTTCGTCGGCAATGAGGGCCGCATCGTTCCGTCCGCGATCAAGGCGGAAGCGGTGCTGTCCGATCTCGACGAGGACGCGCTCGACGCAGCCGCCGAAGCCGAGGCGCAGGACGCCGAAAACGATGTCGGCCCGACCGAGGCCGTGGCCACCGCCGGCCGCGAGGACAAGGCCGAGGGCGAGCGCGGCGAAGGCGGGCGCAAGCGCCGTCGTCGCCGGCGGCGCCGGCGTGGCGGCGAGCGTGACGCCAATGGCGTGCGTCTCGACGGCGGCAGCGACGAGGCCGATGGCGGCGACGACGAGGGTGACGAGGACGGCGGGGAATCGTCTGCGGATGGCGTCGCCGAGGATCGCGTGACCGCATCCGAGCCGGTTGCCGTCAACGCCGAACCGGAAGCCGCTGCTGCTGAGCCGATCGCCGAGGAGAAGCCCAAGCGCGCCCGCCGCGGTCGCAAGCCGAAGGGCGAGGCGGAGCAGCCGCTCGAGGCCGCCGCGGAGACGGTCATCGCCGAGGCTCCTGCAGCCGAGGTCGAGCCCGCGCCCGTCGAGGCCGAGAAGCCCAAGCGCAGCCGCTCGCGCAAGAAGGTCGTGCCGATCACCGAAGCTGGCGAGGCTTCCGAGCCGGTCGCGGCTGTTGCCGCGCCCGAAGCGCCGGCGCCGGTGGAAGCCGCTCCCGTCGCGGAGCCCGAGCCTGCTCCGGCCCCCGCGCCGCGGGTGATCGAGGAGCCGGTCGCGGTGGTGCTGACCCCGCCCGATCCGGACCGCCCGAAGCGCGGCGGCTGGTGGAACAAGCTGGCCGGCCGAGGCTGA